One Cryptomeria japonica chromosome 9, Sugi_1.0, whole genome shotgun sequence genomic window carries:
- the LOC131029797 gene encoding uncharacterized protein LOC131029797 isoform X2, protein MSPADATGSPSTSEEGTLQSPPASPSLGRANIALQDLCDSRGDLLGRINNLKKDLQEWRGKLDTQVKTYKEELGDLKNTLNLEVEQLKSEFEDLRKSLRKQLDDATNMGSMVCSVNTLIHGLDKKMDESVPDLMKETNMNKVEEPGS, encoded by the exons ATGTCACCTGCAGATGCAACAGGAAGCCCTTCCACTTCCGAGGAG GGAACTCTACAGTCTCCACCCGCATCCCCATCGCTTGGGAGGGCAAACATAGCT ttgcaGGATCTGTGTGATTCAAGGGGAGATTTGCTTGGTCGAATTAACAACCTGAAAAAG gatTTGCAAGAATGGCGTGGTAAACTTGACACTCAAGTGAAGACTTACAAAGAG GAGCTTGGGGATTTGAAGAATACTCTAAACCTGGAAGTAGAGCAGCTGAAATCT GAGTTTGAGGATCTACGAAAAAGTCTAAGAAAACAGCTGGATGATGCTACAAACATGGGCTCAATGGTATGCTCTGTTAATACTCTG ATTCATGGATTAGACAAAAAAATGGATGAATCTGTTCCTGATTTGATGAAGGAAACAAACATGAACAAGGTGGAAGAGCCAGGCTCATGA
- the LOC131029797 gene encoding uncharacterized protein LOC131029797 isoform X5, with amino-acid sequence MSPADATGSPSTSEEQGTLQSPPASPSLGRANIALQDLCDSRGDLLGRINNLKKDLQEWRGKLDTQVKTYKEELGDLKNTLNLEVEQLKSEFEDLRKSLRKQLDDATNMGSMIHGLDKKMDESVPDLMKETNMNKVEEPGS; translated from the exons ATGTCACCTGCAGATGCAACAGGAAGCCCTTCCACTTCCGAGGAG CAGGGAACTCTACAGTCTCCACCCGCATCCCCATCGCTTGGGAGGGCAAACATAGCT ttgcaGGATCTGTGTGATTCAAGGGGAGATTTGCTTGGTCGAATTAACAACCTGAAAAAG gatTTGCAAGAATGGCGTGGTAAACTTGACACTCAAGTGAAGACTTACAAAGAG GAGCTTGGGGATTTGAAGAATACTCTAAACCTGGAAGTAGAGCAGCTGAAATCT GAGTTTGAGGATCTACGAAAAAGTCTAAGAAAACAGCTGGATGATGCTACAAACATGGGCTCAATG ATTCATGGATTAGACAAAAAAATGGATGAATCTGTTCCTGATTTGATGAAGGAAACAAACATGAACAAGGTGGAAGAGCCAGGCTCATGA
- the LOC131029797 gene encoding uncharacterized protein LOC131029797 isoform X3, translating to MSPADATGSPSTSEEQGTLQSPPASPSLGRANIADLCDSRGDLLGRINNLKKDLQEWRGKLDTQVKTYKEELGDLKNTLNLEVEQLKSEFEDLRKSLRKQLDDATNMGSMVCSVNTLIHGLDKKMDESVPDLMKETNMNKVEEPGS from the exons ATGTCACCTGCAGATGCAACAGGAAGCCCTTCCACTTCCGAGGAG CAGGGAACTCTACAGTCTCCACCCGCATCCCCATCGCTTGGGAGGGCAAACATAGCT GATCTGTGTGATTCAAGGGGAGATTTGCTTGGTCGAATTAACAACCTGAAAAAG gatTTGCAAGAATGGCGTGGTAAACTTGACACTCAAGTGAAGACTTACAAAGAG GAGCTTGGGGATTTGAAGAATACTCTAAACCTGGAAGTAGAGCAGCTGAAATCT GAGTTTGAGGATCTACGAAAAAGTCTAAGAAAACAGCTGGATGATGCTACAAACATGGGCTCAATGGTATGCTCTGTTAATACTCTG ATTCATGGATTAGACAAAAAAATGGATGAATCTGTTCCTGATTTGATGAAGGAAACAAACATGAACAAGGTGGAAGAGCCAGGCTCATGA
- the LOC131029797 gene encoding uncharacterized protein LOC131029797 isoform X4 — translation MSPADATGSPSTSEEGTLQSPPASPSLGRANIADLCDSRGDLLGRINNLKKDLQEWRGKLDTQVKTYKEELGDLKNTLNLEVEQLKSEFEDLRKSLRKQLDDATNMGSMVCSVNTLIHGLDKKMDESVPDLMKETNMNKVEEPGS, via the exons ATGTCACCTGCAGATGCAACAGGAAGCCCTTCCACTTCCGAGGAG GGAACTCTACAGTCTCCACCCGCATCCCCATCGCTTGGGAGGGCAAACATAGCT GATCTGTGTGATTCAAGGGGAGATTTGCTTGGTCGAATTAACAACCTGAAAAAG gatTTGCAAGAATGGCGTGGTAAACTTGACACTCAAGTGAAGACTTACAAAGAG GAGCTTGGGGATTTGAAGAATACTCTAAACCTGGAAGTAGAGCAGCTGAAATCT GAGTTTGAGGATCTACGAAAAAGTCTAAGAAAACAGCTGGATGATGCTACAAACATGGGCTCAATGGTATGCTCTGTTAATACTCTG ATTCATGGATTAGACAAAAAAATGGATGAATCTGTTCCTGATTTGATGAAGGAAACAAACATGAACAAGGTGGAAGAGCCAGGCTCATGA
- the LOC131029797 gene encoding uncharacterized protein LOC131029797 isoform X1 has product MSPADATGSPSTSEEQGTLQSPPASPSLGRANIALQDLCDSRGDLLGRINNLKKDLQEWRGKLDTQVKTYKEELGDLKNTLNLEVEQLKSEFEDLRKSLRKQLDDATNMGSMVCSVNTLIHGLDKKMDESVPDLMKETNMNKVEEPGS; this is encoded by the exons ATGTCACCTGCAGATGCAACAGGAAGCCCTTCCACTTCCGAGGAG CAGGGAACTCTACAGTCTCCACCCGCATCCCCATCGCTTGGGAGGGCAAACATAGCT ttgcaGGATCTGTGTGATTCAAGGGGAGATTTGCTTGGTCGAATTAACAACCTGAAAAAG gatTTGCAAGAATGGCGTGGTAAACTTGACACTCAAGTGAAGACTTACAAAGAG GAGCTTGGGGATTTGAAGAATACTCTAAACCTGGAAGTAGAGCAGCTGAAATCT GAGTTTGAGGATCTACGAAAAAGTCTAAGAAAACAGCTGGATGATGCTACAAACATGGGCTCAATGGTATGCTCTGTTAATACTCTG ATTCATGGATTAGACAAAAAAATGGATGAATCTGTTCCTGATTTGATGAAGGAAACAAACATGAACAAGGTGGAAGAGCCAGGCTCATGA
- the LOC131029797 gene encoding uncharacterized protein LOC131029797 isoform X6, whose product MSPADATGSPSTSEEQGTLQSPPASPSLGRANIADLCDSRGDLLGRINNLKKDLQEWRGKLDTQVKTYKEELGDLKNTLNLEVEQLKSEFEDLRKSLRKQLDDATNMGSMIHGLDKKMDESVPDLMKETNMNKVEEPGS is encoded by the exons ATGTCACCTGCAGATGCAACAGGAAGCCCTTCCACTTCCGAGGAG CAGGGAACTCTACAGTCTCCACCCGCATCCCCATCGCTTGGGAGGGCAAACATAGCT GATCTGTGTGATTCAAGGGGAGATTTGCTTGGTCGAATTAACAACCTGAAAAAG gatTTGCAAGAATGGCGTGGTAAACTTGACACTCAAGTGAAGACTTACAAAGAG GAGCTTGGGGATTTGAAGAATACTCTAAACCTGGAAGTAGAGCAGCTGAAATCT GAGTTTGAGGATCTACGAAAAAGTCTAAGAAAACAGCTGGATGATGCTACAAACATGGGCTCAATG ATTCATGGATTAGACAAAAAAATGGATGAATCTGTTCCTGATTTGATGAAGGAAACAAACATGAACAAGGTGGAAGAGCCAGGCTCATGA